CTCTCAGGAAAAAAAAGAGGCACCACAAAGAGCATGTTTAATTCTAGTATAAGTGATCCGAAAGGGAATTGTGTAGACAGTTGAGggaccaaaaaatatttatctcatTTCATTGTCATTAGCTCATTAGAAAAACAATAATGTGTCAATTTGTTATGAAATTGTCGTTagtatattttccaaaaaaaaacaaTTTAGTCCAGATTGAGCTATGAAAATTAGGAGATAAGAACAAATAGCTTATTGATTGTACCGTCCAAACAAGGTGTCGGATGCAGCTACCGAAACATTCAGAACACAGGTCCAGGTTGATTCTACTAGCCACCTCTAAGAGGTTTATAAGTACACCATAGGTGCTGATACATCATCTCAACGCCAGGAGAAGGAGGTTCCTCTTCTGGAAAGTACTTTGGCAGAACGGAATGCACATTAACTGGACACCACTAGGTGGAAATTGGTGAACAATGGGCAAGGTTTTTTGATAGTAGTGCTAGGGTTAATGAGGTGCATAGATGATAGGTCATCGAACTACGATGACACGCGCATTCTCTTTACATCGTTCTCGGGCACACTCGCATCCGCACCATTGCCACGTGCGCTGACATCGCCTGGTTTTGCAACCTACAGATTAACACGGTTCAATCTTTAGTGACAGTCCTATGGTATGTAAAAGAACTTCATATCCTCCCAAAGAGGAGGATGTTTCATGTCTACTAGTCATGCATGAGCTCACCTTCTCATCAGGAACAAGAGCATATCTTTCAGAAGGTGACACCCAAATTTTAGCTGAAAACATCACGAAGTACCATTAGTTGTCTGTCTGAAAATGCGCACCTGCTAGCATCTGCGGCTAGAGCGCATTTGGTACCAACCTGCAAAGGGAATAGCTGCTGAAGATTCCAGCTTCTTGGAGCCAGGACCATCCGGGCTTAGGGCATCAATAATCACAGGTGTATTCCTTCAGGATTGTGCAAGATGATATTTTGTTAGTTTACGCTATATTACAGGTGATCGAGGGCTAGTTCAAATGAGTGCTTGAATAAAAACATTAAACAGGAACCACCTGTCAACTATTTCCCCATGACCGAGTTGTCCACTAGTACCCCTTCCCCATGCAAACACATTTTTCTTTTCTGTGAAAGCAAGAGTGTGCCTCCATCCACAAGCAACTTGGGCAACTTTCTGCAGTACCACCACAAGGTATGGAAGTTTGATTATTATTCACGTGAATCAATGAGACGACTTTGAGCATAAATTTGCTGGTTATGACTTCTATGGATCATTTAGCACTCCCAAACACATGCCATACCTGTTCCTCGGGAAAATTAACCTGTGCGGGGGAACAGTGATCGGCATTATCGCCAGCTCCAACTTGCCCAAACTGCAGATGAAAATATGAGACGATTAGTGCAGACAAAGATAAACCACCTGGACAAGTGAAAGATGAAACACCGGAAACATAATATGTCGAACACAATATGCCAGTACCACCAGTTTTCAGAAAAGTAGAGTCGGAATTCAAGCCAAGCTCAGCATACAGACACCGTTTAACAATAATAAATTTAAATGAATGAGATCACAAAAAACCAGTCTACCACTAGCTGTAGCATTGTGAAAAAACTTACCGAATGACGACAGGGATAATGAAAGGGCTCAAATCTAGGATCTGCCAGAACTCCATTCATTCTGGCTAGTCATTACTCATTAGTAAAAACTAAGTATTGTATAGCCCGATCGGGTGAGTTATGACTCAACATTCTACCAAAGCCAAGCATCTGTAAAGACTTAAATCTATCCTATGTAAAGTGGTTGCACTTTAGCAAACAATGGTGATTCTCCAAGTAGAAATTATAATAAATGATCACATTATGAAACTCGGTTGGTCATGTTTAAATTAATATGAGGTCTTATCTTGTTTTCTTTGTGTAGAGGAATCTTTTGATTGTCATGAAATGATGGTGCCATGGTAACCAATGCATATACAAAATTGATTACGGCTTGGGTACCACATTAGGGATTCATTTTGAGTATTTGGTTTTTCGAAATCGTGAACAAAACCACACAATAAAAGACTTCCTTGTGTAGTTTTACACAGATACCAACTATATGACGGATAAAGAAAAGTAGATGGAGATTGATAATGACCTTGTTCCATCCCCATCCATAAAGTTTTCCATCTGATGTAAGTGCCATTGTGTGCCTCCATCCACCTGAAATCTAAATGAGATAGAGCATATGTACATATTATTAACCTTCTTCACAGACCTCAATCAGCACATATGTAGTATGTAACAAAAGAAAACTTGATAGCTCTAAGACTTTAGTCCAGCCCGAGGAATTCTGCAGGCTGAATAGCATATGATAGGTTCTGAGTTGCTTGGAGGACTACAAAAGTAACACTACATTGCCTCTAGATATCCCTTGCCCTGCCCTATGGCTATGGGCTTGCGTGAAGATATAATCATACACATTGCATAACACAGAATGTTGTTGGTAttagctagtactccctccttcccaaaatataaggcgcGTTTTGACTTTTCTGGTCTTCGTTGCACAACTTTGACTATGATTTTCATGTATTATATGTCTCTAAAATTAGTATACATACATATGAAGTAAAATTGTTTTGCAAGAAAAATACGACGATGCCATTTATACAAGTTCAATCAATATactttgatactccctccgttccaaaatatagcacgcccgcgcttcccgaggttcaactttgaccataaatttaaccaacgagaccgactgcggcgggagcaaaaattatataattgaaaacttcttttgaatacgaattcattggtataatttttttctcctgccgcagtcggtcgctttggttaaatttatggtcaaagttgaagcacggaaacCGAGGACGCACTATATTTTGGGACAGAAGGAGTATATATTAGTGGTCAAAGTCATGCATCAAAGACCGTAAAAAATCAACCGCGACTTATATttcgggaaggagggagtacctgggATGTAGAGCTGTCCTTTAAGGCTTCTACTTTATGTGGAACTAGATGATCTTCAAAATCGCCATGACCAAGCTGGCCATATTTACTCCAACCGTAAGTGTACAAACTACCGGAGGAGGAAACAGTAATGGTATGGCGCCATCCGCATGCAACAAGCACCATCTTCTCTCCCTACAAAAGTGCAAGTAACAAGAATAAATATAAACCTGGAAGCATAAGAACAAACAGAGCAAGTAAGAAGAAGAGACAAAAAATAAACTAACGCCATCATAGTCGGAACTGTAGAAGACAGCATTGCATGTAATTTCAATGAATAGAATCACCTATGGATGACTGGATGGGGATGGCTAGATGAGCATATATAAGCTTCTACTAGTCATCTCAAAGAACAATTAGTATTCCAGATGTTTCCATTTAGGCAAAAGATTCTTCTATTTAACTATGAAGCATGAATATACATGGGTAGTACTTTCCCAGACAGGAAGCCAGTCCTTGTTTTTGAATACTAGTCCTTCATATTCATCATTAATTAGTTCTATGATAACATTAACAGGGATATGTTGGGTGCTTGATAATACCACTCCAGAACACAGATAAAGATGGAAATGGAATATTCCATTTTTATGGATCAATTGATGAAGGCATC
This region of Triticum aestivum cultivar Chinese Spring chromosome 2D, IWGSC CS RefSeq v2.1, whole genome shotgun sequence genomic DNA includes:
- the LOC123053357 gene encoding ultraviolet-B receptor UVR8 is translated as MDAAISAAHEAPPAVVLVSAGASHSVALLAGNVLCTWGRGEDGQLGHGDAEDRLVPTVISGFDAPGITSVICGADHTTAYSEDEHQVYSWGWGDFGRLGHGNSTDVFTPQPVKALQGIKIKQLACGDSHCLAVTMAGEVLSWGRNQNGQLGLGTTEDSLLPQTIQAFEGISVNMIAAGAEHTAAVTEDGEIYGWGWGRYGNLGLGDRNDRFVPEKVSSVEGEKMVLVACGWRHTITVSSSGSLYTYGWSKYGQLGHGDFEDHLVPHKVEALKDSSTSQISGGWRHTMALTSDGKLYGWGWNKFGQVGAGDNADHCSPAQVNFPEEQKVAQVACGWRHTLAFTEKKNVFAWGRGTSGQLGHGEIVDRNTPVIIDALSPDGPGSKKLESSAAIPFAAKIWVSPSERYALVPDEKVAKPGDVSARGNGADASVPENDVKRMRVSS